Proteins from a genomic interval of Quercus robur chromosome 9, dhQueRobu3.1, whole genome shotgun sequence:
- the LOC126698307 gene encoding uncharacterized protein LOC126698307 isoform X2, giving the protein MILSKQLLLINTHLILSHPFVISTRMAYLYTWSQGVGINSPLLLSNTSWVFLRNLQANMEGPYGSQWPTEEKVKRKEMVMPEARYIFVHEAPNASSDEILTMSERKETLTVCLQNRGSMVGFVQYRFTLEEEIPVLYVYELQLEPHVQAKGLGKFLMQLIELIARKNRMGAVVLTVQKANLLAMDFYLNKLRYIISTISPSRVDPLIGDEKSYEILCKAFDCEAEAIFEV; this is encoded by the exons ATGATCTTATCAAAGCAGCTTCTGCTGATAAACACCCACTTGATTCTTTCCCATCCTTTCGTCATTTCCACAAGAATG GCCTATCTGTATACTTGGAGTCAGGGTGTGGGGATAAACTCTCCTCTCCTACTAAGCAATACATCATGGGTCTTCTTAAG AAATCTGCAGGCCAATATGGAGGGGCCATATGGATCTCAGTGGCCAACAGAAGAGAAGGTGAAGCGAAAGGAAATGGTTATGCCAGAAGCACGTTACATATTTGTGCATGAGGCTCCAAATGCAAGTTCTGATGAGATCTTAACAATGTCAGAAAGGAAAGAAACTCTTACTGTTTGTTTACAAAATAGGGGATCCATGGTTGGATTTGTACAATATCGCTTTACTCTAGAGGAAGAGATACCTGTTCTTTATGTGTATGAATTACAGCTTGAGCCTCATGTCCAGGCGAAGGGACTAGGGAAATTTCTAATGCAACTTATTGAGCTTATTGCTCGCAAG AACCGCATGGGTGCTGTGGTGCTAACTGTCCAAAAAGCAAATTTATTAGCTATGGATTTCTATTTAAATAAGCTcag ATATATAATATCAACTATTTCACCATCAAGAGTTGATCCATTG ATAGGAGATGAGAAGTCTTATGAAATTCTTTGCAAAGCATTTGATTGTGAAGCTGAAGCTATCTTTGAG
- the LOC126698307 gene encoding uncharacterized protein LOC126698307 isoform X1 → MGSKRLPAFNHSNNNDNREKKPNRKEILEKKKAIDDLIKAASADKHPLDSFPSFRHFHKNGLSVYLESGCGDKLSSPTKQYIMGLLKANMEGPYGSQWPTEEKVKRKEMVMPEARYIFVHEAPNASSDEILTMSERKETLTVCLQNRGSMVGFVQYRFTLEEEIPVLYVYELQLEPHVQAKGLGKFLMQLIELIARKNRMGAVVLTVQKANLLAMDFYLNKLRYIISTISPSRVDPLIGDEKSYEILCKAFDCEAEAIFEV, encoded by the exons ATGGGGTCGAAAAGGCTTCCTGCTTTCAACCATTCCAACAACAACGataatagagaaaagaaacctAACCGTAAAGAG ATTCTTGAGAAGAAGAAGGCAATTGATGATCTTATCAAAGCAGCTTCTGCTGATAAACACCCACTTGATTCTTTCCCATCCTTTCGTCATTTCCACAAGAATG GCCTATCTGTATACTTGGAGTCAGGGTGTGGGGATAAACTCTCCTCTCCTACTAAGCAATACATCATGGGTCTTCTTAAG GCCAATATGGAGGGGCCATATGGATCTCAGTGGCCAACAGAAGAGAAGGTGAAGCGAAAGGAAATGGTTATGCCAGAAGCACGTTACATATTTGTGCATGAGGCTCCAAATGCAAGTTCTGATGAGATCTTAACAATGTCAGAAAGGAAAGAAACTCTTACTGTTTGTTTACAAAATAGGGGATCCATGGTTGGATTTGTACAATATCGCTTTACTCTAGAGGAAGAGATACCTGTTCTTTATGTGTATGAATTACAGCTTGAGCCTCATGTCCAGGCGAAGGGACTAGGGAAATTTCTAATGCAACTTATTGAGCTTATTGCTCGCAAG AACCGCATGGGTGCTGTGGTGCTAACTGTCCAAAAAGCAAATTTATTAGCTATGGATTTCTATTTAAATAAGCTcag ATATATAATATCAACTATTTCACCATCAAGAGTTGATCCATTG ATAGGAGATGAGAAGTCTTATGAAATTCTTTGCAAAGCATTTGATTGTGAAGCTGAAGCTATCTTTGAG